In Cellulomonas sp. Y8, the genomic stretch GCACTCCCGACTCGCTGCGCCGCACGTGGCCACGTGCGGCGTCCCGGCGTCCCGACCGCACAGCCGGGCCCCGACCATCGTAGGTGAGGCGCGGCGACGTGCAGCAACCCGGCGCCCCGGTCCGGTGGCCTGCCGGCCACCCCGCCGCGGCGGTCTGCGCGTCAGCCCGCCGCGAGCGCTCCCGCCAGGACCGGGGCGAGCGTCCCGCGCGGCGTGCCGTCCCGGTCCCCCACCGCCACGTCGTCCAGCCCGAGCCAGGTCGCGAGCAGCCGCAGCTCGGCCGCGAGGTCCGCCGCGACGTCGCCGGGCGCCGAGCCCGGGACCGCCCCCGGCACCGGCCCCGCGGCCTCCGCCGGGTGCGCGGCGTGCACCCGGAGCACCCCGGCGCGGCGGTCCGCCTTGAGGTCGACGAGCGCGGCCAGGCGCTCGCCGCGGAGGAACGGCAGCACGTAGTACCCGTGCACCCGCTGCGCCTCGGGCACGTAGATCTCGATGCGGTACCGCAGGCCGAACAGCTCCTCGAGCCGGCGCCGCTCGAACACGAGCGGGTCGAAGGGGCTGAGCAGCGCGCGGCCGGTGGCGCGGCGGGGCAGGTCGGCGTCGGCGTGCAGGTAGGTCGGCCGGGCCCAGCCGTCCACCTGCACCGGGACCAGCGTCCCCTCGTCGACCAGGTCGCCGACGGCCGCCCGGGCGCGCGGACCCTTGATCCGGAAGTAGTCGAGGAGGCAGCGCTCCGAGGCGACGCCGTGGGCGCGTGCGGCGATCCGGAGCAGCTCGCGCACCGCGTCGTCGTCGTCGGGCTCGGGCGCGGCGAGCACGTCCGGGGGCAGCACCCGCTCGGTGAGGTCGTAGCAGCGCTCGAACTGCGGGTTCCGGCGGGCCGAGGCGACCTGCCCCGTGAAGAACAGGTACTCCAGCACCCGCTTGGCCGCGGTCCAGTTCCAGCCCCACTCCGTGCGGTCCCGCGGCACGGGCCCCTCGACGCGCGCGTGCACCTCGCTGGCCGTGAGCGGGCCGTCGTCGGCGATCATCGCCAGCACGTCGGCCACGAGCGGCGAGTGCGTCAGCGGCACCTCCCGGATCGAGCCCCACGCGTAGTCGCGGTAGGCGCGCCGCCGCCAGCCGAGCAGCGCGTACGTCTCCGGCGGGACGTACGAGGCCTCGTGCGCCCAGGTCTCGACCAGCCGGCGGGGCGCCCGGCCCGCGGCGCGGTCGAGGAGCGCCGGGTCGTACGGGCCGACCCGG encodes the following:
- a CDS encoding winged helix-turn-helix domain-containing protein, with the translated sequence MRQLQQVVDRVGLLQIDSVNVVARAHLVPTFSRVGPYDPALLDRAAGRAPRRLVETWAHEASYVPPETYALLGWRRRAYRDYAWGSIREVPLTHSPLVADVLAMIADDGPLTASEVHARVEGPVPRDRTEWGWNWTAAKRVLEYLFFTGQVASARRNPQFERCYDLTERVLPPDVLAAPEPDDDDAVRELLRIAARAHGVASERCLLDYFRIKGPRARAAVGDLVDEGTLVPVQVDGWARPTYLHADADLPRRATGRALLSPFDPLVFERRRLEELFGLRYRIEIYVPEAQRVHGYYVLPFLRGERLAALVDLKADRRAGVLRVHAAHPAEAAGPVPGAVPGSAPGDVAADLAAELRLLATWLGLDDVAVGDRDGTPRGTLAPVLAGALAAG